CACCTCGTCGGTCGAGACCTGCACCACCCGCGGGGTGCCCGCCTCCAGGCAGGCCTGCATCAGCGCCTGCGTGCCGAGGACGTTGGTCCGTACGAAGTCGGCGGCGCCGTCGATCGACCGGTCGACGTGGGACTCGGCGGCGAAGTTGACGACGAGGTCGTGACCGGGGACCAGCCCGGCCAGGAGCCCGGTGTCGCAGACGTCGCCGAGGACGAAGTCGTGGGGTGTCCCCTCCAGGTTGGCCGGGTTGCCCGCGTAGGTGAGCTTGTCGAGGACCGTCACGGTGGCCCCGCTCGCGGCGAGCGCGCGGGCGAAGTGGGAGCCGATGAATCCGGCTCCCCCGGTGACCAGGACCTTCGATGGGGTGGGGGTCGTCCCCCTGTCGGCTGTTGTCATGAACTGATCTGGACCTTGCTGTGATCGCCCAGCACGAGACGGTGGGCTCTGGGGGTGGTGGGGGCGGGGGTGACCTCGACGTCGTGGCCGATGAGGGACGCCTCGATGCGCGAGACCCCGGCGATCGAGGACCTGGGCAGGACGATCGAATACTCGATCTCGCTGCCGCTGATCGTGCAGCCTGCCGCGATCGAGGTGAAGGGGCCGATGTAGCTGTCGCTGACCCGGGCTCCGGGACCGATGATCGCGGGCCCGACGACGCGGGACCGCTCGATCTCGGCGCCCGCCTCGACGACCACCCGGCCGATCAGCTGGCTGGCGTCGTCGACCAGGCCGTCCACCCGGGGTTCCAGGGACTCCAGCACCAGCCGGTTGACCTCCAGCATGTCGGTGACGTTCCCGGTGTCCTTCCAGTAGCCGGAGATGACGGAGGACTCGACCCTCCGCCCGTCGGCGATCAGCCATTGGACGGCGTCGGTGATCTCCAGCTCCCCGCGCCACGAGGGCTTGATCTCGGCCACCGCCTCGTGGATCGCGGCGGTGAACAGGTAGACACCGACCAGGGCGAGGTCGCTCTTGGGAACGGGCGGCTTCTCCTCCAGCCCGATCACCCGGCCGGCGGCGTCGAGTTCGGCGACCCCGAACTGCCGGGGGTCTCCGACCTTGGTGAGCATGATGTGGGCGGCGGGCCGCTCTCGGGCGAAGCGCTCGACGACGTCGTTGATGCCGCCGACGATGAAGTTGTCGCCGAGATACATGACGAAGTCGTCGTCGCCGAGGTAGTCGCGGGCGA
This region of Streptosporangium sp. NBC_01495 genomic DNA includes:
- a CDS encoding glucose-1-phosphate thymidylyltransferase: MKALVLAGGSGTRLRPITHTSAKQLVPVANKPVLFYGLEAIAAAGIREIGIVVGDTHAEIEAAVGDGRALGLEVTYVRQRAPLGLAHAVLVARDYLGDDDFVMYLGDNFIVGGINDVVERFARERPAAHIMLTKVGDPRQFGVAELDAAGRVIGLEEKPPVPKSDLALVGVYLFTAAIHEAVAEIKPSWRGELEITDAVQWLIADGRRVESSVISGYWKDTGNVTDMLEVNRLVLESLEPRVDGLVDDASQLIGRVVVEAGAEIERSRVVGPAIIGPGARVSDSYIGPFTSIAAGCTISGSEIEYSIVLPRSSIAGVSRIEASLIGHDVEVTPAPTTPRAHRLVLGDHSKVQISS